The Deltaproteobacteria bacterium genome contains a region encoding:
- a CDS encoding malate dehydrogenase — protein sequence MKTPVRVAVTGAAGQIGYSLLFRIAAGEMLGRDQPVILQLVEIPPAMKALDGVVMELEDCAFPLLAGVETADDPRVGFKDANIALLVGAKPRGKGMERKDLIRDNGPIFVGQGKAINDVAADDVRVLVVGNPANTNCYIAMKHAPDRPPERFTAMVRLDQNRAMSQIAKKLGVPVSSVKKMTIWGNHSATQYPDAYTAEVDGVSAAERIGDDTWIAETFIPTVQQRGKAIIEARGLSSAASAANAAIDHVRDWFLGTAEGDWASMAVPSDGSYGVPEGLVCGFPCRAGRGSYEIVQGIELNAFGKAKFEASVAELKEEAAAIADLV from the coding sequence ATGAAAACGCCCGTTCGCGTCGCAGTGACCGGCGCCGCCGGTCAAATCGGTTACTCGTTGCTGTTCCGCATCGCCGCCGGCGAGATGCTCGGCCGCGATCAACCGGTGATCCTGCAACTGGTCGAGATCCCGCCGGCGATGAAGGCGCTCGACGGCGTGGTGATGGAACTCGAGGACTGCGCGTTTCCGCTGCTGGCGGGCGTCGAGACGGCCGACGATCCCCGCGTCGGGTTCAAGGACGCCAACATCGCGCTGCTCGTCGGCGCCAAGCCGCGCGGCAAGGGGATGGAGCGCAAGGATCTCATCCGCGACAACGGACCGATCTTCGTCGGCCAGGGCAAGGCGATCAACGACGTCGCGGCCGACGACGTGCGCGTCCTCGTCGTCGGCAATCCGGCCAACACCAACTGCTACATCGCGATGAAGCACGCGCCGGACCGGCCGCCAGAGCGGTTCACCGCGATGGTCCGCCTCGATCAGAACCGGGCGATGTCGCAGATCGCCAAGAAGCTCGGCGTGCCGGTGTCGTCGGTCAAGAAGATGACGATCTGGGGCAACCATTCGGCGACTCAGTATCCCGACGCCTACACGGCCGAGGTCGACGGTGTGTCCGCGGCCGAGCGCATTGGCGACGACACGTGGATCGCCGAGACGTTCATCCCGACCGTGCAGCAGCGCGGCAAGGCGATCATCGAGGCGCGCGGGTTGTCGTCGGCGGCGTCGGCGGCCAACGCGGCCATCGACCACGTGCGCGACTGGTTCCTCGGCACGGCCGAGGGCGACTGGGCGTCGATGGCGGTGCCGTCCGACGGCAGCTACGGGGTGCCGGAGGGGCTCGTGTGCGGCTTCCCGTGCCGGGCCGGCCGCGGTAGCTACGAGATCGTACAGGGCATCGAACTCAACGCATTCGGCAAGGCCAAGTTCGAGGCGAGCGTGGCCGAACTCAAGGAAGAGGCGGCGGCGATCGCCGACCTGGTGTAG
- a CDS encoding DUF1232 domain-containing protein, which produces MAANAEALVDTIKEWVGSLREDVATCKAVVEAEAADPAARRFAATALNYLVTRLDLIPDHEPAIGAIDDAMAIRVCMRLASDHDLDKGLGADVLVEAMRLANEAERLDELLGEELAAAFRKHVERMSDDAVRGRTPEQIVEDAGARARLFEEVEADLLRMPPAAFGDAADVARQLTSYLKMKLS; this is translated from the coding sequence GTGGCGGCGAACGCGGAGGCACTGGTCGACACGATCAAGGAGTGGGTCGGGTCGCTGCGCGAGGACGTGGCGACCTGCAAGGCCGTGGTGGAAGCGGAGGCCGCGGATCCGGCGGCGCGCCGATTCGCCGCCACGGCGCTCAACTACCTGGTGACGCGGCTGGACCTGATCCCGGACCACGAGCCGGCGATCGGCGCGATCGACGACGCGATGGCGATCCGCGTGTGTATGCGGCTGGCGTCGGACCACGACCTCGACAAGGGGTTGGGCGCCGACGTCCTGGTCGAGGCGATGCGCCTCGCCAACGAGGCCGAGCGTCTCGACGAGCTGCTCGGCGAGGAGCTGGCGGCGGCGTTTCGCAAGCACGTCGAGCGAATGTCCGACGACGCCGTGCGCGGGCGCACGCCGGAGCAGATCGTCGAGGACGCGGGCGCGCGGGCGCGGCTGTTCGAGGAAGTCGAGGCCGACCTGTTGCGCATGCCACCGGCGGCGTTCGGCGACGCGGCGGACGTCGCGCGCCAGCTCACGAGCTACTTGAAGATGAAGCTGTCATGA
- a CDS encoding FHA domain-containing protein: MHQRRRWRAGRGAGSLRPPARSGSARAQATMSDPSSFPPTAQLYTDADTGMLRERTYRLVVAEGPDRGLEQILTAGTTLVGTHPNNEVVLSDKTVSRYHLELQLRADGLQIRDLDTTNGTLHGGTRVGSIVITGAARLRLGKHTFVDLEPVDETVDLPEFQGDRFGDVLGASVAMRRLFGLLARTAPTDATLLIEGETGTGKEAIAEAVHRHSARAGGPFVVVDCGAIPRELIASELFGHVKGSFTGAAADKTGLVAAADGGTLFLDEIGELSLELQPQLLRVLEKREVRRVGDTRGQRVDIRIIAATHRDLRAMVREGTFREDLYFRLAVVRAVVPPLRERIEDVPMLALHFARHFGRGDIALPPALLDELRAHDWPGNVRELRNVVERALSLGTSGLAAAAHAPAGPPDPVPTDPAHDPAILDRPFKDAKSELIERFERAYLEHLLAKHRGNISRAAADAGIDRNYIHRLVKKYGMRVDRG; encoded by the coding sequence ATGCACCAGCGGCGGCGCTGGCGCGCCGGCCGCGGCGCTGGTAGTCTGCGCCCTCCTGCTCGCAGTGGCTCCGCGCGAGCGCAGGCGACGATGAGCGATCCGTCCAGCTTTCCGCCCACCGCCCAGCTGTACACCGACGCCGACACCGGGATGCTCCGCGAGCGCACCTACCGGTTGGTCGTCGCGGAGGGGCCTGACCGAGGGCTCGAGCAGATCCTCACCGCCGGCACGACCCTCGTGGGCACCCATCCCAACAACGAGGTCGTCCTGTCCGACAAGACCGTGTCGCGCTACCACCTCGAACTGCAACTGCGCGCCGACGGGCTGCAGATCCGCGATCTCGATACGACCAACGGCACGCTGCACGGCGGCACGCGCGTCGGGTCGATCGTGATCACGGGCGCGGCGCGACTGCGCCTGGGCAAGCACACGTTCGTCGATCTCGAGCCCGTCGACGAGACCGTCGACCTGCCCGAGTTCCAGGGCGACCGCTTCGGCGACGTGCTCGGCGCGTCGGTCGCGATGCGGCGCCTGTTCGGCCTGCTGGCGCGGACCGCACCGACCGACGCCACGTTGCTCATCGAAGGCGAGACCGGGACCGGCAAGGAGGCGATCGCCGAGGCCGTCCACCGCCACAGCGCCCGCGCCGGCGGCCCGTTCGTCGTCGTCGACTGCGGGGCCATCCCGCGCGAGTTGATCGCGTCGGAACTGTTCGGGCACGTCAAGGGCTCGTTCACCGGCGCCGCGGCCGACAAGACCGGCCTGGTCGCCGCGGCCGACGGCGGCACCCTGTTTCTCGACGAGATCGGCGAGCTGTCGCTCGAGCTGCAGCCTCAGCTGTTGCGCGTGCTGGAAAAGCGCGAGGTGCGGCGCGTCGGCGACACGCGCGGCCAGCGCGTCGACATTCGCATCATCGCCGCCACCCACCGCGACCTGCGCGCGATGGTCCGGGAGGGCACGTTCCGCGAGGATCTCTATTTCCGGCTCGCGGTCGTGCGCGCGGTCGTCCCACCGCTGCGCGAGCGAATCGAGGACGTACCGATGCTGGCGCTGCACTTTGCGCGCCACTTCGGCCGCGGGGACATCGCCTTGCCTCCGGCGCTGCTCGACGAGCTGCGCGCTCACGACTGGCCCGGCAACGTCCGGGAACTGCGCAACGTGGTCGAGCGCGCCCTGTCACTCGGCACGTCGGGGTTGGCCGCGGCGGCGCACGCGCCGGCCGGTCCGCCGGACCCCGTGCCCACCGACCCGGCGCACGACCCGGCGATCCTCGACCGGCCGTTCAAAGACGCCAAGAGCGAGCTGATCGAGCGCTTCGAGCGCGCCTATCTCGAACACCTGCTCGCCAAACACCGCGGCAACATCTCGCGGGCCGCGGCCGACGCCGGCATCGATCGCAACTACATCCACCGGCTCGTCAAGAAATACGGCATGCGCGTCGACCGCGGCTAG
- a CDS encoding PEGA domain-containing protein yields MLARRAIAVSADKGIAKRIASGLMAAGCTAETAASLDDLAKGEIQAALVVLHIADGDVDAVRAAVEECAARLRKDAWILVVLPRSDLKLAVAALQASDRLAGVLVEDDLNVHSVAAMVTRALHGDVFGLEKVVPWGTRVYSALVGDYQEKSICIAELSEFAASMGVRRKYREAIEQVADELLMNALYDAPVDRAGKPMFADVPTKTRISLRMEQKAVVQYACDGTTFAISVRDSFGTLDRGTVIKYLHKCLYADQQIDRKAGGAGLGLYIMANASTRLVFNSLPGVATEVICTFDLTAPKVMLKEFGFFPEKIDAAGRLVGGRSQLVGTGPGPTGSPVERRRDRPPPASPAVVWGLAGAIALLLALIALVAYPRFAAPAKASIRVVTEPAGARVEIDGRVRGTTDGGALVVDDLDVGRAYKVTASKDGYAPATAIAEPSADHVVAIALSLEPLASTVTIESDPPGATVLHGAEELGTTPLTVTSLPAGQTVDLTFRKTGYREVVRRVTVPPPGGSSVVAVSLAMSPDFGSVSITSDPPGAQVLQNGELLAGVTTPVDELLVQAGKRYTFTLRLPGRMPATVGVEVAPGERRKPVHAKLAAGGSITVTANIDGRATVLGVRACTRVPLPLRNCPVRNGKYKVRIESPRPYASVDIPVRVQGDHVVRHVDFGIVQAADGCRIQTRRGRSVDKVALLPGTRSVEVLCGDGTERAKATVQVTADQPVTVP; encoded by the coding sequence ATGTTGGCGCGCCGGGCCATTGCCGTGTCCGCGGACAAAGGGATCGCGAAGCGAATCGCGTCCGGTCTGATGGCGGCGGGTTGCACCGCCGAGACGGCGGCGTCGCTCGACGATCTGGCCAAAGGCGAGATCCAGGCGGCGCTCGTCGTCCTGCACATCGCGGACGGCGACGTCGACGCAGTCCGCGCGGCGGTCGAGGAGTGCGCCGCCCGCCTGCGCAAGGACGCGTGGATCCTCGTCGTCCTGCCGCGCAGCGACCTGAAGCTCGCCGTCGCGGCGCTGCAGGCGAGCGACCGGCTCGCGGGCGTGCTGGTCGAGGACGACCTGAACGTCCACAGCGTCGCGGCGATGGTGACCCGTGCGTTGCACGGCGACGTGTTCGGCCTCGAAAAAGTCGTGCCCTGGGGCACGCGCGTCTACTCGGCCCTCGTCGGCGACTACCAGGAAAAATCGATCTGCATCGCGGAGCTGTCGGAGTTCGCCGCGTCGATGGGCGTCCGGCGCAAGTACCGCGAAGCGATCGAGCAGGTCGCCGACGAGCTGCTGATGAACGCGCTGTACGACGCGCCGGTCGACCGCGCGGGCAAGCCGATGTTCGCGGACGTGCCGACCAAGACGCGCATCTCACTGCGGATGGAGCAAAAGGCCGTCGTCCAGTACGCCTGCGACGGCACGACGTTCGCCATCTCGGTGCGCGACAGCTTCGGCACGCTCGACCGCGGCACCGTCATCAAGTATCTACACAAGTGCCTGTACGCCGACCAGCAGATCGACCGCAAGGCGGGCGGCGCCGGGCTCGGGCTGTACATCATGGCGAACGCATCCACCCGGCTGGTGTTCAACTCGCTGCCGGGCGTGGCGACGGAGGTCATCTGCACGTTCGACCTCACGGCGCCCAAGGTGATGCTCAAGGAGTTCGGCTTCTTCCCCGAGAAGATCGACGCGGCCGGGCGGCTCGTCGGCGGCCGATCGCAGCTCGTCGGCACGGGCCCGGGGCCAACCGGGTCGCCGGTCGAGCGCCGTCGCGACCGGCCGCCGCCCGCGTCGCCCGCGGTCGTGTGGGGGCTCGCCGGCGCCATCGCACTGTTGCTCGCGCTCATCGCCCTCGTCGCCTACCCGCGGTTCGCGGCGCCCGCCAAGGCGTCGATTCGCGTCGTCACCGAGCCGGCCGGAGCGCGCGTCGAGATCGACGGCCGCGTCCGCGGCACGACCGACGGCGGCGCGCTGGTCGTCGACGATCTGGACGTCGGCCGCGCGTACAAGGTCACGGCGTCGAAGGACGGCTATGCGCCGGCGACGGCGATCGCCGAGCCGTCGGCGGACCACGTCGTCGCGATCGCCCTGTCGCTCGAACCCCTGGCGTCGACCGTGACGATCGAGTCGGATCCTCCCGGCGCGACCGTGCTGCACGGGGCCGAGGAACTGGGGACGACACCGTTGACGGTGACGTCCCTGCCGGCCGGACAGACGGTCGACCTCACGTTCCGCAAAACCGGCTACCGCGAGGTCGTACGTCGCGTCACCGTACCGCCGCCCGGAGGATCGTCGGTGGTCGCGGTGAGCCTTGCGATGTCCCCCGATTTCGGCTCCGTGTCGATCACGAGCGATCCGCCGGGGGCCCAGGTGTTGCAAAACGGCGAGCTGCTCGCCGGCGTCACGACGCCGGTCGACGAGCTGCTGGTGCAAGCCGGCAAGCGGTATACGTTCACGCTTCGGCTGCCCGGGCGGATGCCGGCCACCGTCGGCGTCGAGGTGGCGCCGGGCGAGCGCCGCAAACCGGTCCACGCAAAGCTCGCGGCGGGCGGCTCGATTACCGTCACGGCGAACATCGACGGCCGCGCGACGGTTCTGGGCGTTCGCGCCTGCACCCGGGTCCCGCTGCCGCTGCGCAACTGCCCCGTGCGCAACGGCAAGTACAAGGTCCGCATCGAGTCGCCCCGCCCGTACGCGTCGGTGGACATCCCCGTCCGGGTCCAGGGCGACCATGTCGTCCGCCACGTCGACTTCGGCATCGTCCAGGCGGCCGACGGCTGCCGCATCCAGACGCGGCGCGGGCGATCGGTCGACAAGGTGGCGCTGCTGCCCGGAACGCGGTCCGTCGAGGTATTGTGTGGCGACGGCACGGAGCGCGCCAAGGCGACCGTCCAGGTCACGGCCGACCAACCCGTGACCGTTCCCTGA
- a CDS encoding phospholipid carrier-dependent glycosyltransferase, with translation MLRRGGAPVTERGARRVAAATVAAAALVWVVAAQRSQGVARDEVVYMRAGSNYAAWWIDAVRGVPGARTARRIEAVFGGRPGGSANPEHPPLMKTLFGFSERLFHDRLGWMSELTAYRFPTAVMAALLVALIVSFAGRVWGWTTGAVAGALALLMPRTLFHAGLAAFDLPVMTLWVATLYCYWRALAARRWCVALAVAFGCALATKHNALMLPAVVAPHYAYVAWRRHRHIRGLWRLRPSIWGALAVGGPLVLFASWPHLWVDPIGHAAEWIGFHLRHVHYNYEYLGRNWNAPPFPWHVPLVTTALVVPVATLAAAVIGAVALAARARAGNAADADRAPALLLSLSAAVAIGPFVLRTTPIFGAEKHWMPAFATLAVFAAVGVRAAALAAARAAWPAATRRHGAAVAAVAIAVVAAAAVETVDAHPYALSHYNALAGGAPGGADLGMNRQFWGYAARGVLSVLAERAAARNRWRVYTHDAQPAWPVYARAGLIPPKLRDSGRELPGIRASDFALVIHELHFNRHDYMVWKTYGTVQPIYVLRTDGVPIVSVYERP, from the coding sequence GTGCTTCGCCGCGGAGGCGCGCCGGTGACCGAGCGGGGCGCGCGCCGCGTCGCGGCGGCGACGGTCGCGGCGGCCGCGCTGGTGTGGGTCGTGGCGGCCCAGCGTTCCCAGGGCGTCGCACGCGACGAGGTGGTCTACATGCGCGCGGGCTCGAACTACGCCGCCTGGTGGATCGATGCGGTTCGCGGCGTCCCCGGCGCGCGGACGGCGCGCCGCATCGAGGCGGTGTTCGGCGGGCGGCCCGGCGGTTCCGCCAACCCGGAGCACCCGCCCCTGATGAAGACCCTGTTCGGGTTCAGCGAGCGGCTGTTCCACGACCGGCTCGGCTGGATGTCGGAGCTGACGGCCTACCGGTTCCCGACGGCGGTGATGGCGGCTCTGCTCGTCGCGCTGATCGTGTCGTTCGCCGGACGGGTATGGGGTTGGACGACTGGCGCGGTGGCCGGGGCGCTCGCGCTGCTGATGCCGCGGACGTTGTTTCACGCCGGGCTGGCCGCGTTCGACCTGCCGGTGATGACCTTGTGGGTGGCCACGCTGTACTGCTACTGGCGGGCGCTGGCCGCCCGCCGGTGGTGCGTCGCGCTCGCGGTCGCGTTCGGTTGCGCGCTCGCCACGAAACACAACGCGCTGATGCTCCCCGCCGTGGTGGCCCCGCACTACGCGTACGTCGCGTGGCGGCGTCACCGGCACATCCGCGGCTTGTGGCGGCTGCGGCCGTCGATCTGGGGGGCGTTGGCGGTAGGCGGCCCGCTCGTGCTGTTCGCGTCGTGGCCGCACTTGTGGGTCGATCCGATCGGCCATGCCGCCGAGTGGATCGGCTTTCACCTGCGCCACGTCCACTACAACTACGAGTATCTCGGCCGCAACTGGAACGCGCCGCCGTTTCCGTGGCACGTGCCGTTGGTCACCACGGCGCTGGTCGTTCCGGTGGCGACCCTCGCGGCGGCGGTGATCGGCGCGGTCGCGCTGGCCGCCCGCGCGCGCGCCGGCAATGCGGCGGACGCCGACCGGGCGCCGGCGCTGCTGCTGTCGTTGTCGGCGGCGGTGGCGATCGGCCCGTTCGTGCTGCGCACGACGCCGATCTTCGGCGCGGAGAAGCACTGGATGCCCGCGTTCGCGACGCTCGCCGTGTTCGCGGCGGTCGGCGTGCGGGCGGCGGCGCTCGCGGCGGCGCGCGCCGCGTGGCCGGCGGCGACGCGGCGGCACGGCGCGGCCGTCGCGGCCGTCGCGATTGCGGTCGTCGCGGCCGCGGCGGTCGAGACGGTCGACGCGCATCCCTACGCGCTGTCGCACTACAACGCGCTCGCGGGGGGCGCCCCCGGCGGGGCAGACCTGGGCATGAACCGCCAGTTCTGGGGCTATGCGGCCCGCGGAGTGCTCTCCGTTCTGGCCGAGCGGGCCGCGGCGCGCAACCGCTGGCGCGTCTACACCCACGATGCGCAACCGGCGTGGCCGGTGTATGCGCGCGCCGGGCTGATTCCGCCGAAGCTGCGCGACTCCGGCCGCGAGCTGCCGGGCATTCGCGCGTCCGACTTCGCGCTCGTCATCCACGAGCTGCACTTCAATCGCCACGACTACATGGTGTGGAAGACCTACGGCACGGTGCAGCCCATCTACGTGCTGCGCACCGACGGCGTACCGATCGTGTCGGTCTACGAGCGGCCGTGA